The following nucleotide sequence is from Pseudonocardia sp. C8.
GGCCCGCTGCCCGGGGCGATCCGCGAGCCGTTCGCGGCGGCGATGGCGCAGTCGGTGCTGCTGCCCGCGGCCGTCCTGGTGATCGGGCTGGTCGCGGTGGCGTGCTTCGCCACGCCGCGCCACCTCCTGCCGCGGCGGGAGGCCGCGGTCGCGGCGGGCGCGGGCGCGGCGCCGCCCGGTGGTGGGGCGGTCCGCGGCGGATGACCCGGGTTCGGTGGCCCGGCGGTGGGACGGTGGCCGCGTGTCGGCCGCGGTGTCCGGGTCGATCTGCACGTTGTCGCCCGTGGCAGGGCGGCATCGTGCGTCTCGGCCCCCACGCCCGGGTCGATCTTCGCGATACGGCCCCGGGCAGGGCGGCAACGTGCATCTCGGAGGCGGCACCGGGATCGATCTGCACGGTTGCACCCGACCGGGGGCGGATGCGTGCCTCCCATCCCGACGATCGGCGGGGACCGGACGGCGGGCGAGCCCGGCGTGGCGGAAGGAGCCGGGCGCGCCGGTGAACCGGCCCACCTCGACCGGGCGGGTGGCGGCGAATCCGGGCGCGGGGCCCGTAGGGTTGAACGGTGCTGTCCGCCGTGCCGCGACCGGTCACCGTCCGGGTGCCCGCGAAGATCAACCTGCACCTCGCCGTGGGCGGGGTGCGGCCGGACGGCTTCCACGACCTGGTCACCGTGTTCCACGCCGTCAGCCTGTTCGACGAGGTGTCCGTGGAGCCCGCCGAGGCGCCGGCCCTGGACGTGCACGGCGACGGGGTGGCCGAGGTCCCGCTGGACGCCACGAACCTGGCCTGGCGGGCCGTCGAGCTGCTGGCGCGGAAGGCCGGCCGCGAGCCGGACGTCCGGGTGACCCTGCGCAAGGGCATCCCGGTCGCAGGGGGGATGGCGGGCGGCTCCGCCGACGCGGCCGGGGCACTCGTCGCGCTGGCCGCGCTGTGGCGGATGGAGCTGGGCCGCGACGAGCTGGCCGCGCTGGCCGCCGAGCTGGGCTCGGACGTCACGTTCGGGCTGCACGGCGGCACCGCGCTCGGCACCGGCCGCGGCGAGCAGATCATCCCGGTGCTGGCCCGGCACAAGCTGCACTGGGTGATCGCGCTGGCCCGCGGCGGGCTGTCCACCCCGGCGGTGTTCGGTGAGCTGGACCGGCTCCGCGGCGACGGCGAGATCACCGAGCGGCCGGTGGAACCGGTGCTGGAGGCGCTCGCCGGCGGCGACCCCCGGCAGCTGGCCCTGAACCTGGGCAACGACCTGCAGGCCGCCGCCGTGTCCATGGCACCGGACCTGCGCCGCACCCTGCGTGCCGGGGTGAACGCCGGTGCACTGGCCGGGCTGGTGTCCGGCTCCGGCCCGACCTGCGCGTTCCTCTGCGCGGACGCCGACTCGGCCGTCGAGGTCGCGACCGAGCTGGCCGGGATGGGCGTCTGCCGCACCGTCCGCGTCGCGCACGGCCCGGTCGCCGGGGCCCGCGTGATCGACGACAACGACCCACCGCCGGACCGCGGCGGGCCCACCGGGTCCGGCGCCTGGCCCCCGGCGCGTGCCTGATGGATGTGACCCGCTGAATGGCCGAGAACCTGCTCAACCTCGAGAACGTCACCGCGCACGTGCCCGGTGACGCCTCCCGCGTGCTGCTCGACGCCGTCTCGCTCGGTGTCGAGCGCGGCGACCGGATCGGCGTCGTCGGGCTGAACGGCGGCGGCAAGACCACCCTGCTCGACGTGATCACCGGTGAGCGGCCGGTCGAGGGCGGCCGTATCAGCCGGGTCGGCGGGCTGCGGATGGCCCACCTGTCCCAGCACGACCGGTTCCCGGCCGGCTCCACGGTCCGCGACATCGTGCTGCGGCACTACGACGCCGACCACGAGTGGGCGTCCGACCCGCGGGTCCGGGACGTCCTCGACGGGCTGGGGGTCGCGCCGCGCAGCGCAGCGGGGGCGGTCAGCGAGTCCGCACTCGACCGGCCGACCGACGGGCTCTCCGGCGGCGAGAAGCGGCGGGTCGCGCTCGCCGCCGCGCTGGTCGGGGACCTCGACCTGGTCGTGCTCGACGAGCCCACCAACCACCTCGACGTCGAGGGGATCAGCTGGCTGGCGCGGCACCTGGTGGACCGGCGTGTCGCGCTCGTCGTCGTCACCCACGACCGCTGGTTCCTCGACACCGTCTGCACCCGCACCTGGGAGGTCGCGAACGGCCGCGTCGAGTCCTACCTCGGCGGCTACGCCGACTGGGTCTACGCCCGTGCCGAGCGCGCCCGCCAGGCCGACGCCGCCGAGCAGCGCCGCCGCAACCTCGCCCGCAAGGAGCTGGCCTGGCTGCGCCGCGGCCCGCCCGCGCGGACGTCGAAGCCGCGGTACCGGATCGAGGCCGCCGAGGCGCTGATCGCCGACGTCCCGGCCCCGCGCAACACCGTCGAGCTGATGCAGTTCGCGACCAACCGGCTCGGCCGCACGGTGCTGGAGCTGGAGGACGCGACCGCCGTGGTCGGCGGCCGCACCCTGCTGGACCGGGTGACCTGGCGGCTCGGTCCGGGGGACCGGGTCGGCATCGTCGGCGTCAACGGGTCCGGCAAGACGACCCTGCTGCGCAGCCTGTCCGGCGAGCGGGAGCTCGACGGCGGCCGGCGGGTGCAGGGCAGCACGGTGAAGCTGGCGCAGCTGACCCAGGAGCTGGTCGACCTGCCCGCCGAGATGCGGGTGCTGGAGGCGACCGAGGCTGTCGCCAAGTACGTGCGGTTCGGCAAGCAGGAGATGACGGCCTCACAGGTGCTGGAGCGGCTCGGGTTCCCCGCGTCGCGGCAGTGGACCCCGGTCGGGCGGCTGTCCGGCGGTGAGCGGCGCCGGCTGCAGCTCACCCGGCTGCTGATGGACGAGCCCAACGTGCTGCTGCTCGACGAGCCGACCAACGACCTCGACGTCGACACCCTCACCGGCCTGGAGGACCTGCTCGACGGCTGGCCGGGCACCCTCGTCGTCGTCAGCCACGACCGGTACCTCACCGAGCGGGTCTGCGACCAGGTGCTCGCGCTGTTCGGGGACGGAAAGCTCACCCACCTGCCCGGCGGGATCCCCGAGTACCTGCAGCGCCGCGCCGCCGCGGGCCAGGGGGCCGGGGTCGCTCCGCCGGTCACGACCGGGACGCCGACGGCCGGGCCGGCCGCGCCGAAGGTCGACGCCGCCGCCCAGCGCGCCGCCCGCAAGGAGGCGCAGCGCCTCGAACGGCGGATGGACCAGCTCACGAGTCGCGAGGAGAAGCTGCACGCCCAGCTGGCCGAGGCGGCGACCGACCCCTCCCGGCTGGTCGAGCTCGACCGGGAGCTCAAGGACGTCGTCGCCGAGCGCGAGTCGGTCGAGGCCGAGTGGCTCGAGGCGGCCGAACGCGCCGAGGGTTAGGGCATCTCCTACTCCGGGAGGACGCTGCCGGCGGCGGATATCAGTAGTTCGACCGATTCGGACGGGCCCGCGCCCGGATAGCGTGGCAGTCGCGTCACGGCGGGCTGGGGAGCGTCGCCGGCGACGCGGGGGGCCGGCCGGCTCCGTCGCCGTTCGTCGGGGGACGGCGACGGGCCGGCCGACGTTCGTGCCCCGGGGTGTCGGGGGTCCGTGTCAGGCTCCGGTCATGGAACTGGACGAGGAGTTCTCCGTCGACGGCCACCGGGTCCGCTGGGCGGCGTGTGGGTCGGGGCCGCCGGTCGTCTTCTGTCACGGGACGCCGTGGTCCTCGCGGCTGTGGGCACCGATCGCGGCCGCGCTGGCGTCGTCGCACCGGGTGGTGCTCTGGGACATGCCGGGATACGGCGTGTCCTCGAAGAGCGCGGAGGTCTCGCTCGGTGTGCAGGGCCGGGTGCTCGCGGCGCTGCTCGACGGGTGGCGCCTCGACGACCCGCCGCACGTCGTCGCGCACGACTACGGTGGCGCCGTCGCCCTGCGGGCGCACCTGGTGCACGGGGCAGCCTACGCCTCGCTGACGCTCGTCGACGTCGTCGCGCTGGCCCCGTGGGGCTCCGAGTTCTTCCGGCTGGTCCGGGAGAACGCCGCGGCGTTCGCGGCCCTCCCGGATCCGCTGCACGAGGCGCTGGTGCGGGCCTACATCCGCGGGGCGGCGTTCCGGCCCCTGCGGCCCGACGACGAGGACGTGCTCGTCCGGCCGTGGCTGGGGGAGTCCGGGCAGGCGGCGTTCTACCGCCAGATCGCCCAGGCCGACCAGCGCTTCACCGACGAGATCGAGCCTCGCTACGGCGAGCTCGACCTGCCCGTGCGGATCGTGTGGGGCACCGAGGACACCTGGATCCCGGTGGACCGGGCCCACCGGCTCGCGGCGGCGATCCCGGGGGCCGAGCTGCACCTGGTCCCCGAGGCCGGGCACCTGATCCAGCTCGACGCCCCCGAGGCGCTCACCGCCCTGGTCGCGAGCGCGGTCAGCGGAACTTCTCGGCCACCTGGCTGAACTCGTCGAGCTTCTCGAGGGTCTCGGACTCCGGGCGGGTCGGGAGCAGGAAGGTCACCCGCTCGACGCCGGCGTCGGCGTAGCCCGCGACCGTCTCCGGATCCGGCCGGGCGGCGAAGACCGTGGTCGGGATGTCCGGCTTCCCGCGGTCGGCGAGGTCCGCGCGCACCCGCCGGATCTCCTCGAACGACGTGTGCCCGCGCGGCAACCAGCCGTCGCCGACCTCGGCCAGCCGGTTCAGCGCGGCCTCGCTCTCGCCGCCCAGGTAGATCGGCGGGTGCGGGCTGCGGACCGGCTTGGGCCAGCAGAAGGAACGCTCGACGTCGAGGTGGTCGCCGTGGAACTCGGCCTCGTCCCGGGTCCACAGCTCCTTCAGCGTGCGCAGCTGCTCGGTCATCAGCGGGCCGCGGGTCCGCGGGTCGACGCCGTGGTTGCGCATCTCCTCGCGGTTCCAGCCCGCGCCGACGCCGAACAGCAGCCGCCCCTCCGACAGCAGGTCCAGGCTGGCGGTCTGCTTCGCGGTGTGGATGACGTCACGCTGGGGCAGCAGCGCGATGCCGGTGCCGAGCAGCAGCCGGGTCGTCGTCCCCGCCATCGCGGTCAGCGCCACGAACGGGTCGAGCGTGCGGTAGTAGACCCGGGGCATGTCCCCGCCGCCCGGGTACGGCGTCTCCCGGCTCGTCGGGATGTGGGAGTGCTCGGCGAGGAACACCGAGTCGAACCCGCGTTCCTCCAGCGCGCGGCCCAGCGGGCCGGGCCGGATGCCCTCGTCGGTCACGAACGTCGCGATGCCGAATTCCATACGACCTGGATACCGTGCCGGGCTCACCCCTGCCCGGCGAGCCTCCGCAGCAGCAGCGCCTCGGCGAGCACACCCTTCCCGAACATCTCCAGGTGCAGGCTCTCGTCGATGCCGTGCCAGCGGCTCGCCGGGTCACCGACCCCGGTCACCAGCACCGCAGCGCCGGGGAACGTCCGCGCGAACTCGGCGATGAACGGGATCGAGCCGCCGATCCCGGTCTCGACGGTCGCGTTCCCGAAGGCCGCCGCGTAGGCAGCCCGCGCGTGGTCGTACACCTCGCCGGTGGAGGACAGGCTGAACGGTTCGGCCACCCCGGTGCCCGGCGTGACGTGCACGTGCGCGCCCCACGGCACGTGCTGCTCCAGGTGCCGCGCCAGTGCCTGCTGGGCCGCGGCCGCGTCCTGCCCGGGGGCGAGCCGCATGCTCACCACCGCCCGCGCCCGCGGGAGCAGCACGTTCGCGGCCTCGGCCACCTTCGGCGCGTCGATGCCGAGTACCGCGACGGCCGGCTTGTGGTTCACCCGGTCCGGGATGCTGCCGGAACCGAGCAGCTCGACGCCCTCGAGCAGCCCGGCGTCGCTGCGGTAGGTCGCCTCGTCCGGGTCCGGCGCGTCCGACCCGCCCCGCACCAGGCCGGGCACGGCCACGTCGCCCTTGTCGTCGTGCAGCGCGGCGAGGGTCCGGCAGAGCGCGGTGAGCGCGTCGCCGACCGGGCCGCCGTACAGGCCCGAGTGCACCGGACGCTCCAACATGGACACCTCGACGACGACGTCGACCAGCCCCCGCAGGCTGGTGGTCAGCGCCGGCACGTCGACGGCCGGGTTCGCGGCGTCGGCGATCACGATGACGTCCGCGGCCAGCGAGGCGTGATGCCGCGCCAGCAGCACCGGCAGGGTGGGGGAGCCGGACTCCTCCTCACCCTCGACGAACAGCGTGACGCCCACCGGCGGCCGCCCGCCGTACGCGCGCAGCACCGCGAGGTGGGTGAGCACGCCGGCCTTGTCGTCGGCGGCGCCGCGGCCGTAGAGCCGGCCGTCACGCTCCGTCGGCTCGAACGGCGGGCTGGTCCAGTGCTCGTCACCACCGGTGGGCTGCACGTCGTGGTGGGCGTAGAGCATCACGGTCGGCATGCCCTCCGGTGCCGGCCAGTGCGCGACGACCGCGGGCGCCCCGCCGTCCGCCGCGAGGATCTCCACGTCCGCGGCGCCGGCGGCCCGGGCCAGGCCGGCGACGGCGTCGGCGCAGCGGCGGGTGTCCTCGGCGTGTGCCGGGTCGGCCCAGATGCTGGGGATGCGGACCAGGGTCTCCAGATCGGTCCGCGCACCGGGCAGGACCCCGACGACGGCGTCGGCGAGCTCGGCGGGCGGCGCGGTGATCTGGCGGTCGGACATGGGCCCGGATGCTACGCCCGGGCCCGGACCGGCCCACCGCTCCCTGATTCGTCGCTAGGGTCGGGGCATGTCCCGATTCCTGGCGACGTTAGTGGACTCCGCGACCGGTCCCGACCGGGACGCCCGCGGGATGACGACGGGGGAACCGCACGAGCCCGTGCGGCGGACCTGGTCGGAGGTGCACCGTGCGGCCCGGGGATGCGCGGACGCGCTGCGCCGGCCCGGTGCGGCGGGGGAACCGGCGTTGCCGCTCGGCGGCGCGGTCGGGGTGCTCGCCGGCGAGCCGGCGGCGATCGCCCCGGCGGCGCAGGCCGTGTGGCTGTGCGGCGGCAGCGTGACGATGCTGCACCAGCCGACGCCGCGGACCGACCTGGGGGTGTGGGCCGCCGACACGGTCGCGACGCTGCAGATGATCGACGCGTCGACGGTGCTGCTCGGGCCGCCGTTCGACGCGCTCGCACCGGTCCTGACGGAGCACGGCATCCCGTTCCGCACCCTGGACACGCTCGACGGGGACGCGGGCGCCTTCACCGCGACCCCGGACGTCGCCGGGGAACACGACACCGCGCTGCTGCAGCTCACCAGCGGCTCGACCGCGGCCCCGAAGGCCGTCCGGATCACCCACGCGAACCTGCACGCGAACATCGGCGCGATGGTCGTCGCGTCCGAACTGGACGTCGCAGCCGACCGGATGGTGTCCTGGCTGCCGCTGTTCCACGACATGGGGATGGTCGGCTTCCTCACCGTCCCGATGACGGTGGGGCTGGAGCTGGTCACCGTCACCCCGGCCGACTTCCTCGGGCGGCCCCGGCTGTGGGCCGAGCTGATCTCGAAGTACCGCGGCACCGTCACCGCCGCTCCGAACTTCGCCTACGCCGTGCTGGCACGCCAGCTCGCCCGGGTCGACGACGGCGCCCTGGACCTGTCGTCGCTGCGGATCGCGCTCAACGGCGCCGAGCCGGTCGACCCGGCGGCGGTCGAGGCGTTCACGAGTGCCGGCGCCCGGTTCGGGCTGCGGCCCGAGTCGGTGCTGTGCGCCTACGGGATGGCCGAGACCGCGCTCGGGGTGTCCTTCGCGCCCGTCCACACCGGACTGACTGTGGACCGGGTGGATGCCGGGGAGCTGGAGGAGCACCGGCGCGCGACACCGGCTGGCTCCGGCCCGGCCCGCGCGTTCCCGGAGCTGGGCCCGCCGCTGCCGGGCATCGAGGTGAAGGCCGTCGGGTCCGGGGGCCGGGAGCTCGGGCCGCGCGAGGTCGGGGTGCTGCACCTGCGCGGGGAGGCGGTGACCCCCGGATACCTGACGCTCGACGGCCCGCAGGCCACCCAGGACGCCGACGGCTGGTTCGACACCGGCGACGAGGGCTACCTGACCCCGGAGGGCGCGGTCGTCGTCTGCGGCCGCACCAAGGACGTGATCATCATGGGGGGCCGCAACATCTACCCGACCGACATCGAGCGGGCGGCCGCCGAGGCGGAGGGTGTGCGCGCAGGGAACGTCGTCGCGGTGCGGATCGCGGCCGGGGAGGACGGGCGGCACCGGGAGTCGTTCGCCGTCGCGGTCGAGGCGAAGGGCGCCGACAGCGACGAGGCCGTCAAGGCGATCCGGGACGACGTGGTCCGGCGCGTCGTATCGGCCGTGGGTGTCCGGCCGGCGGAGGTGGCCGTTCTCGCGCCGGGGAGCCTGCCGAAGACGCCGTCCGGGAAGCTCCGCCGCGCCGCCACCGCCGACCTGATCACTACGCCGGCCCCGTGAGCGCCCGCCGGCCACCCCTCGCCGGACCCCGGCCACCACGCGCACCCTGGCACCCCGGCACCCCCAGGCTCCCACTCATGGAGCTTTAGTCCTGTGCGACAGGACTAAAGCTCCATGAGTGTCACGAGGGGCGGGGATGCCACGCACGAGGGGCGGCGGGTGCCACGCACGAGGGGCGGCAGGCGCCGCGAGGGGTGGCAGGCGCCGCGAGGGAGGGGCGGCGGGGTCAGCCGGACAGCGGGTGGAAGCGGTTCTGGGCCGGTTCCAGACCGTCGGCCAGCAGCGCCTCGGTGGCGTCCGCGGCCAGGTCCAGCCCGAGGTCGAGCTCCTTCTTCTCGGCCCCCGAGAAGCGCTTGAGCACGTAGTCCGCGGGATCCTGCCGACCCGGCGGTCGGCCGATCCCGAACCGGACCCGCAGGTAGTCCTTCGTGCCCAGCGAGCGGCTGATCGAGCGGAGGCCGTTGTGCCCGCCCTCGCCGCCACCGCGCTTGAGCCGGACCACACCGAACTCGAGGTCCAGGTCGTCGTGCACGACGACCAGCTCGGTCGGCGCCACCGAGAAGTACTTCACCAGGCCGGCGACCGGTCCACCGGAGACGTTCATGTACGTCCGCGGGACGGCGACGGTCACCGGCCGGCCGGCGAGCCGGCCCTGGGCGACGTCGGTGTTCGTCCGCTTGTGCACCGAGAACCGGCCCGCGCCGGCCCGCGCCGCCAGCAGGGCGGCGACGCGGGCACCGACGTTGTGCCGGGTCTCGGCGTACTCGGGACCCGGGTTGCCGAGCCCGACGACCACCGCGGGACCCGGCACGGGGCTCACTGCTCGGAGCCGCTCTCGGAGCCCTCGCTGCTCTCGGCGGCCTGCTCCTCGTCGGAGGGCTCCTCGACGACGCCGGCGCCCTCGGTGTCGATCTCGGCCTCGAGGTCGGCCTCGGTCGGCGCCGCGATGACCTGCACGACGAGGTAGTCGGGGTCGGTGCGCAGCTCGACGCCGCGCGGCAGGTCGAGGTCCCTGGCGTAGTAGTGGGTGCCGATCTCGGCGCCCTCGAGCGAGACCTCGACCTGGTCCGGGATGTTCAGCGCGTCGGCCTCGACCACGACCGTGTTCAGGTCCTGGGAGACCAGCGAGCCCGGGGCGGCGTCGCCGGTGACGACGACGTCGAGCTCGACCTCGACCTTCTCGCCGCGCTTGATGACCAGGAGGTCGACGTGCTCGATGTAGGGGCGCAGCGGGTGCACGACGACGGTCTTGGTCAGCGCCAGCTGCGGCTTGCTGCCGGCCACGTCCAGCTCGAGCACGGCGTTGCGGCCCTGCTCGCGGACCACGGCCGCGAACTCCAGCGACGGCAGCGACAGGTGCACCGGGTCGGTGCCGTGCCCGTACAGGACGGCCGGGATCTTGCCGGCCCGGCGGGTGCGGCGGGCGGCGCCCTTGCCGAACTCGGTGCGGGTCTCGGCGGGGATGCGGGTCTGGGCCACGGGAGGCTCCTCGTCAAATCTGCTGCGACAGTGGAAGGCGTGCGCGCGGCGAGGAGCCGACCGGGATCGGCCCACGTCGATCACGGCGGGTCAGCGTGCACCCGCCCTCGCCGCGGAGATGCCGGAAGTCTACGCGACGGCTGCCCTACACCCTCCGGGCCCCCGCCGCAACGGCGGACGGGTGCGCGATCCGGCGTGCCACGGACGGCCTGCGGAGCACCGGGCGGGCA
It contains:
- a CDS encoding 4-(cytidine 5'-diphospho)-2-C-methyl-D-erythritol kinase gives rise to the protein MLSAVPRPVTVRVPAKINLHLAVGGVRPDGFHDLVTVFHAVSLFDEVSVEPAEAPALDVHGDGVAEVPLDATNLAWRAVELLARKAGREPDVRVTLRKGIPVAGGMAGGSADAAGALVALAALWRMELGRDELAALAAELGSDVTFGLHGGTALGTGRGEQIIPVLARHKLHWVIALARGGLSTPAVFGELDRLRGDGEITERPVEPVLEALAGGDPRQLALNLGNDLQAAAVSMAPDLRRTLRAGVNAGALAGLVSGSGPTCAFLCADADSAVEVATELAGMGVCRTVRVAHGPVAGARVIDDNDPPPDRGGPTGSGAWPPARA
- a CDS encoding ABC-F family ATP-binding cassette domain-containing protein translates to MAENLLNLENVTAHVPGDASRVLLDAVSLGVERGDRIGVVGLNGGGKTTLLDVITGERPVEGGRISRVGGLRMAHLSQHDRFPAGSTVRDIVLRHYDADHEWASDPRVRDVLDGLGVAPRSAAGAVSESALDRPTDGLSGGEKRRVALAAALVGDLDLVVLDEPTNHLDVEGISWLARHLVDRRVALVVVTHDRWFLDTVCTRTWEVANGRVESYLGGYADWVYARAERARQADAAEQRRRNLARKELAWLRRGPPARTSKPRYRIEAAEALIADVPAPRNTVELMQFATNRLGRTVLELEDATAVVGGRTLLDRVTWRLGPGDRVGIVGVNGSGKTTLLRSLSGERELDGGRRVQGSTVKLAQLTQELVDLPAEMRVLEATEAVAKYVRFGKQEMTASQVLERLGFPASRQWTPVGRLSGGERRRLQLTRLLMDEPNVLLLDEPTNDLDVDTLTGLEDLLDGWPGTLVVVSHDRYLTERVCDQVLALFGDGKLTHLPGGIPEYLQRRAAAGQGAGVAPPVTTGTPTAGPAAPKVDAAAQRAARKEAQRLERRMDQLTSREEKLHAQLAEAATDPSRLVELDRELKDVVAERESVEAEWLEAAERAEG
- a CDS encoding alpha/beta fold hydrolase, encoding MELDEEFSVDGHRVRWAACGSGPPVVFCHGTPWSSRLWAPIAAALASSHRVVLWDMPGYGVSSKSAEVSLGVQGRVLAALLDGWRLDDPPHVVAHDYGGAVALRAHLVHGAAYASLTLVDVVALAPWGSEFFRLVRENAAAFAALPDPLHEALVRAYIRGAAFRPLRPDDEDVLVRPWLGESGQAAFYRQIAQADQRFTDEIEPRYGELDLPVRIVWGTEDTWIPVDRAHRLAAAIPGAELHLVPEAGHLIQLDAPEALTALVASAVSGTSRPPG
- a CDS encoding LLM class F420-dependent oxidoreductase, coding for MEFGIATFVTDEGIRPGPLGRALEERGFDSVFLAEHSHIPTSRETPYPGGGDMPRVYYRTLDPFVALTAMAGTTTRLLLGTGIALLPQRDVIHTAKQTASLDLLSEGRLLFGVGAGWNREEMRNHGVDPRTRGPLMTEQLRTLKELWTRDEAEFHGDHLDVERSFCWPKPVRSPHPPIYLGGESEAALNRLAEVGDGWLPRGHTSFEEIRRVRADLADRGKPDIPTTVFAARPDPETVAGYADAGVERVTFLLPTRPESETLEKLDEFSQVAEKFR
- a CDS encoding M20/M25/M40 family metallo-hydrolase, producing the protein MSDRQITAPPAELADAVVGVLPGARTDLETLVRIPSIWADPAHAEDTRRCADAVAGLARAAGAADVEILAADGGAPAVVAHWPAPEGMPTVMLYAHHDVQPTGGDEHWTSPPFEPTERDGRLYGRGAADDKAGVLTHLAVLRAYGGRPPVGVTLFVEGEEESGSPTLPVLLARHHASLAADVIVIADAANPAVDVPALTTSLRGLVDVVVEVSMLERPVHSGLYGGPVGDALTALCRTLAALHDDKGDVAVPGLVRGGSDAPDPDEATYRSDAGLLEGVELLGSGSIPDRVNHKPAVAVLGIDAPKVAEAANVLLPRARAVVSMRLAPGQDAAAAQQALARHLEQHVPWGAHVHVTPGTGVAEPFSLSSTGEVYDHARAAYAAAFGNATVETGIGGSIPFIAEFARTFPGAAVLVTGVGDPASRWHGIDESLHLEMFGKGVLAEALLLRRLAGQG
- a CDS encoding fatty acyl-AMP ligase; translated protein: MSRFLATLVDSATGPDRDARGMTTGEPHEPVRRTWSEVHRAARGCADALRRPGAAGEPALPLGGAVGVLAGEPAAIAPAAQAVWLCGGSVTMLHQPTPRTDLGVWAADTVATLQMIDASTVLLGPPFDALAPVLTEHGIPFRTLDTLDGDAGAFTATPDVAGEHDTALLQLTSGSTAAPKAVRITHANLHANIGAMVVASELDVAADRMVSWLPLFHDMGMVGFLTVPMTVGLELVTVTPADFLGRPRLWAELISKYRGTVTAAPNFAYAVLARQLARVDDGALDLSSLRIALNGAEPVDPAAVEAFTSAGARFGLRPESVLCAYGMAETALGVSFAPVHTGLTVDRVDAGELEEHRRATPAGSGPARAFPELGPPLPGIEVKAVGSGGRELGPREVGVLHLRGEAVTPGYLTLDGPQATQDADGWFDTGDEGYLTPEGAVVVCGRTKDVIIMGGRNIYPTDIERAAAEAEGVRAGNVVAVRIAAGEDGRHRESFAVAVEAKGADSDEAVKAIRDDVVRRVVSAVGVRPAEVAVLAPGSLPKTPSGKLRRAATADLITTPAP
- the pth gene encoding aminoacyl-tRNA hydrolase; this encodes MSPVPGPAVVVGLGNPGPEYAETRHNVGARVAALLAARAGAGRFSVHKRTNTDVAQGRLAGRPVTVAVPRTYMNVSGGPVAGLVKYFSVAPTELVVVHDDLDLEFGVVRLKRGGGEGGHNGLRSISRSLGTKDYLRVRFGIGRPPGRQDPADYVLKRFSGAEKKELDLGLDLAADATEALLADGLEPAQNRFHPLSG
- a CDS encoding 50S ribosomal protein L25/general stress protein Ctc produces the protein MAQTRIPAETRTEFGKGAARRTRRAGKIPAVLYGHGTDPVHLSLPSLEFAAVVREQGRNAVLELDVAGSKPQLALTKTVVVHPLRPYIEHVDLLVIKRGEKVEVELDVVVTGDAAPGSLVSQDLNTVVVEADALNIPDQVEVSLEGAEIGTHYYARDLDLPRGVELRTDPDYLVVQVIAAPTEADLEAEIDTEGAGVVEEPSDEEQAAESSEGSESGSEQ